A region of Deltaproteobacteria bacterium DNA encodes the following proteins:
- a CDS encoding class I adenylate-forming enzyme family protein produces the protein MPYYGKELQSTVPIRDLLKAGLETKPDEDALVSLEKRYTWRELDDVSARLAANYFTLGLKPGDRIASLIPNRCELLIHYVACFKAGLVAVPLNYRYSHHQIDHALEVSEAQIILLHEERRGDAEKSMIAGNLPLGIISYGSNNGDDPRLEDLLQNEPGDADLQAPEPDRPAIIFFTSGSTGPSKGVTHSYESLEYMFASCRAGFELTTRDVMVADSSHSHLGGFLFSFTAMSAGGRVLVATNAEPDELLTLLRRQRPSVLCMLPAALFRIIRDHGATSEDFSSLRLTRSGSDKVPLELEHEFTALTGLQIDEGYGSTEVGLATINPPSGLIVEGSIGRPLPGFGFSIRDDEGVEVPTGKEGNLWVRSKSIMLGYWNNPESTAATIKDGWLDIGDVLKADEDGYLWFKGRKKQIIVHDGSNIAPQEVEEALLEHEAVESAGVIGIHDLLHGENVRAYVSIRNGADKPKATDLIAFARERIGYRAPEEIVFLDEIPLNPTGKVDRVTLKKMAEGDVR, from the coding sequence ATGCCCTACTACGGAAAAGAGTTACAAAGTACGGTCCCGATCCGGGATTTGCTGAAAGCGGGTCTCGAGACGAAGCCTGACGAGGACGCGCTGGTGTCGCTCGAAAAAAGATATACGTGGCGGGAACTGGACGACGTAAGCGCAAGGCTCGCCGCAAACTACTTTACGCTCGGCCTCAAGCCCGGAGACCGTATTGCGTCGCTCATACCCAACAGGTGCGAGCTTCTGATCCACTACGTTGCGTGTTTCAAGGCGGGGCTCGTCGCCGTGCCGCTCAACTACCGCTATTCGCACCACCAGATAGATCATGCGCTCGAGGTCTCGGAAGCGCAAATAATCCTTTTACACGAGGAGCGGAGGGGAGACGCGGAAAAGAGCATGATCGCCGGTAATCTTCCGCTCGGTATAATAAGTTACGGCTCCAACAACGGGGACGATCCACGCCTGGAAGACCTGCTCCAGAACGAGCCGGGAGATGCCGATCTACAGGCACCCGAACCCGACCGGCCTGCCATTATTTTCTTTACTTCCGGTAGCACCGGACCTTCAAAGGGAGTTACGCATTCATACGAATCACTAGAGTACATGTTCGCCAGCTGTCGTGCGGGCTTCGAGCTCACAACCCGGGACGTAATGGTTGCTGACTCCTCACATTCACATCTCGGCGGTTTCCTTTTTTCGTTTACGGCCATGTCCGCAGGCGGGCGAGTATTGGTAGCGACCAATGCCGAGCCCGATGAGCTTCTAACGCTCCTTAGGCGGCAAAGACCGAGTGTGCTCTGCATGCTCCCCGCAGCCCTTTTTCGGATAATCAGGGATCACGGCGCAACGAGTGAGGATTTCTCGAGCCTCAGGCTAACCCGTTCAGGCTCAGACAAAGTGCCGCTTGAGCTCGAGCACGAATTCACCGCCCTCACCGGCCTTCAGATTGACGAAGGTTACGGCTCAACCGAGGTCGGCCTGGCTACGATAAACCCTCCTTCGGGCCTCATCGTAGAAGGTTCGATAGGTAGACCGCTTCCGGGGTTTGGATTCTCAATTCGAGACGACGAGGGCGTAGAAGTCCCGACGGGTAAAGAGGGAAACCTGTGGGTGCGCTCTAAAAGTATTATGCTCGGCTACTGGAACAACCCCGAGTCCACTGCGGCCACGATAAAGGACGGCTGGTTAGACATAGGGGACGTATTGAAAGCGGACGAAGACGGTTACCTCTGGTTTAAAGGACGCAAAAAACAGATCATCGTGCACGACGGCTCCAATATCGCGCCGCAGGAAGTCGAGGAAGCGCTCCTTGAGCACGAGGCTGTCGAGAGCGCAGGGGTGATCGGAATCCACGACCTGCTTCACGGTGAGAACGTGCGGGCATACGTCAGCATTCGCAATGGAGCTGATAAGCCGAAAGCAACCGACTTAATTGCTTTCGCTCGCGAGCGCATCGGATACAGAGCGCCCGAGGAAATTGTTTTTCTCGACGAGATACCGCTCAACCCTACGGGAAAAGTGGACAGGGTTACGCTTAAGAAGATGGCCGAGGGGGATGTCAGATAA